The stretch of DNA TTTCAAGCTGACTTCCACATCTTCTGGTTCCGGCATCACCGCGACGGTTGCGGCCGAGGTGTGGACGCGACCTTGCGTTTCTGTTTCGGGAACTCGCTGCACGCGGTGTCCTCCCGATTCGTACTGCAGATCTCGGTAAACGCTTTCACCTTCAAACGTAAGCGTGATGTCTTTGAAGCCACCCATTTCCGTCGCGGTATGGTCCATGATTTCGACCTTCCAGCCTCGCAACTCTGCGTAGCGACGATACATCTCGTAGAGGTCACGGGCGAACAAGGCGGCCTCGTCTCCACCGGTGCCCGCGCGAATTTCCATCACGCATCGCGTTCGGTGCGAGTCCTCTCCACCGACCGTCAATGACAACAACTCTTCCCAAAGCTCTTCGCGCTGATGGCGTAAGGTTTCCATTTCAGCGAGCGCCATGTCACGTTCGTCGACATCTTCGGCCGCCTCAGCCATTTCCTTGCACTCGCCAATCTCGTCGGTCAAGCGTTTGAATTCGCGGTACTTGTTGGCGACTTTGGCAAGCCCACCGTGCTCACGTGCGGTTGCACTCATTCGCTCGCCATCGGCCGCAACCTCAGGCTTGGACATGTCATCTTCGAGTTGCTTGAATCGCGCGAGTTTTTCTTCGAGCGTGTCACGGATTGATCCGCTCATCGGAGGCCACTTTTAAAGGAGAAGAAGTTTCAGTCAGTCGTGAGGTATCTAGTCAAATCGGCACCACTCACGTCGGCACCACGAAAACAGCCGCAACGATCTCTCGATAGACCGTGCGGCTGCAGCGTTGTTGGATCGCTCGTGAAGCTACTTCTTCTTGCTCTTCTTCTTGGGCGCAAGTGAGCCGTATGTACCGGCTGCGAACTTCTTCTGGAACTTATCGATTCGGCCAGCCGTGTCAACGAACTTCAGCTTGCCGGTGTAGAACGGATGGCATTCGCTACAAATGTCGATGCGCAGTTCGTCTTTCACTACACTTCGAGTGGTGAAGGTATTTCCGCAACCACAAACGACGGATGTATCTTGATACTTAGGGTGGATGCCTTCTTTCATGGCGTCTCTCACAAATTGCTTAGGGGTGTGCGGCACCTGGCTTTGTACAGGCACCATTCTTAGGG from Rubripirellula amarantea encodes:
- the rpmE gene encoding 50S ribosomal protein L31 produces the protein MKEGIHPKYQDTSVVCGCGNTFTTRSVVKDELRIDICSECHPFYTGKLKFVDTAGRIDKFQKKFAAGTYGSLAPKKKSKKK
- the prfA gene encoding peptide chain release factor 1, which translates into the protein MSGSIRDTLEEKLARFKQLEDDMSKPEVAADGERMSATAREHGGLAKVANKYREFKRLTDEIGECKEMAEAAEDVDERDMALAEMETLRHQREELWEELLSLTVGGEDSHRTRCVMEIRAGTGGDEAALFARDLYEMYRRYAELRGWKVEIMDHTATEMGGFKDITLTFEGESVYRDLQYESGGHRVQRVPETETQGRVHTSAATVAVMPEPEDVEVSLKADDYRLDKFCASGPGGQHVNKTESAVRLTHHETGIVVQCQDEKSQHKNLAKALRVLKARIYEKKREEEEARMSEQRKGLMGSGDRSQRIRTYNFPQNRLTDHRINLTLYKLDQIMTGVVTPVTDALVEYDRDQLRGDLID